The Verrucomicrobiales bacterium genomic interval CTCGAGTTCCTGGGTTCCAAAGGGGAATTTGAAGAGAATATCCACAGTGGCGCGGGCGTAGTGAGCCAGCTCATCGGGCTTCTGCCAGTATTCCTCGAGAGTTGTGCGCGGCAGCCCGATGTATTCATAGAACCGCATGCGCTGCTCCACCCAATACTTGTGCCAGACCTCCCAACCCCAATTGAGCTGCGGCTCGTTTTGCCAATCTCCATCCGCCGCCTTCGCCACCTGGCCAGCCAAGGCCTCGACGGCTTCATCCGGGCGAATAAAGAACTCCAGTTCCATCTGCTCGAACTCTCGGGACCGGAACGTGAAATTGCGCGGAGTAACCTCGTTTCGAAAGGCTTTGCCGATCTGCGCGATGCCGAAGGGCACCGTCTGACGGGACGTTTCCAGGACGTTCTTGAACTGGGCGAAGATCGCTTGGGCCGTTTCGGGACGGAGATAGGCGACATTCTCCTCATCGGCCACCGGACCCACATAGGTCTTGAACATCAGGTTGAACGCCCGGGGAGCCGTCAGATCGCCGCCGCAATGCGGGCACGGCAAAGGCAGGTTGGCCGGGTCGATGGTCTCCGCCGACACATATTGGCAGATGACCGTGCGCTCAACTTTCACGGGCCCGGTTTTCTGCAGGTGCTCGGCGATGCCTGCGAGAGTCTGGTCGGGACGCCGAATCAAAGCGGCACCCGGGGCCAAGCGAAGCCCCTTGCCCTTGGACCACATGCGCAGCTTTTCGACATCGATCACGCCATCGGGAAACAATTCCCAGAGCGCCTGAGCCCAGGGGCTTTCCGTCAACATTTCCCCCACCTGATCGGAGCGCAAGAGCTTCTTGCACTGACGGCATGTGCTCATGGGATCGCTGAAGGTGTCGACATGACCGGAAGCCCGCCAGATTTGCGGGTGCATGATGATGGTTGCCTCCAACCCGACGACATCTTCGCGCAGCCGAGTCATCGTTTGCCACCAGAGCTCCTTGACGTTCCGCTTCAGTTCCGCCCCCAAGGGGCCGTAGTCCCAAAAACCCTGGATGCCGCCATAGATCTCGGAAGACTGAAAAACAAATCCACGACGTTTACACAGAGAAACGATTCGTTCCATTAACTCATTCGACTTGGGCTCGGCCATAAGGGTGGAATAGTTCTTGAAACCGGCGGGAGAGTCAAGGAACGGAGGGAGTGACCCAAGCAAACAGGCAGGGTTTGACTATTTCCAGGGGCGGCTTGGAAGGGGAACGTCGCCAAGGTAGCAGGCCACTTGGTCCAAGATCGATTCGATTGAGCTTAGAATCCTAATCTCGTTGATCCCACAAGGGTCTCAGGCTCCGTTGCACGAGGATGGTTACCCCCGGATGAAGACCTCTGGATGTAGATTATCCCGAATCTCACCCAAGTCTCAGCTCACTCGTGGCACGCAGAACTCTCATTGTGCTGGTTCCATCACTTGGCTAAGGTCGAGAGGTGCAACGATTCGACTTTAGTTCCAGCCGACGGGGGACTGGTTTGCGGTCCGGGGCGGTTCTTCTCGGGCTGAAAGGCTGCTCCTTCCGCCCGGCGCGATCCACGTGGGCAGTCTCATGAGGTATCGCTGGATCAGCGCGACCCCGCAGCCCGAGCTCGCCGGCACTCTGTCCAGGCAGCTCGGCATCTCCGAGCTCCTGGCTCAATGCCTGGTGAATCGAGGCTTCCGCGAGGCGGAGCCGATTCGTACCTTTCTTGACCCCCGACTCAAAAGCTTGGCCGACCCTTTCTTGATTCCCAACTTGGGTCAGGCGGTGGATCGCTTGCTAGCCGCCCGTGCCAATCAGGAGTCGCTCGTGATCTTCGGCGATTACGATGTCGATGGCGTGACCTCCACGACCCTGCTGTTCGAGTTTCTCACCAGTCTCGGTTTCCAAGCGCACTGCTATCTTCCGCACCGGCTGGAGGAAGGCTACGGACTCAGCCAATCGGGGGTGGAGAACTGCATCGCCCGCTTCGACACCTCGCTGATCCTGGCGGTGGACTGCGGATCGACTGCGGTTCAGTCCATCGAGTGGCTCCGCGGCAAGGGCGTCGATGTGATTGTCCTCGATCATCACCAAGTGTCGAGTCCTGCGCCCCAGGCGGTCGCTCTGGTCAACCCGCAGCTGTCAGTCGACCCGCCGCATTTCAAGGAGCTGTGCTCCGTCGGTCTGGCCTTCAAACTGGCGCACGGCCTGCTCAAGCGTGCCCGCGAGCTGAACCTGCCGGGCGCGTTGAACCTCGATCTCAAATCCTACTTGGATCTCGTTGCGTTGGGCACGATCGCTGACCTGGTTCCTTTGATCGGTGAAAACCGCATCTTCGTCACCGCTGGACTCGAACGTCTGAACGTGACGCAGCGCCCGGGACTACTGGCCCTGAAGCAAGTCGCGCAAATCGAAGGCCGGATTCAGGGCTACGAGGTGGGTTTCCAGCTAGCTCCCCGTCTGAACGCCGCCGGGCGGCTCGAGAACGCGATGGAATCCCTGAACCTACTGCTCTCTCCTGACCTCGCTCACGCTCTGCCCCTCGCCAAAACCCTGGATGAATGCAATCGGGAACGCCAGAATATCGAACGGTCCATCGCCGAGGAGGTGCTTAGCGGAATCCGCTCCCGATTCCAGCCGGAGCACGATTTGGTGATCGTGGAGGGCCAGTTGATGTGGCACATCGGCGTGGTAGGCATCGTGGCCTCTCGGGTGTGTCAGGAGTTCTACCGTCCCGCGATCATCCTGGGCGGAGATGGTCATGAATGGCGCGGGTCAGGGCGGAGCATCGACGGGTTTGATCTGGCCTCGGCCCTCCGCCAATGCGACGACCTGCTCATTCGTCATGGCGGACACGCGATGGCGGCGGGCCTGAGCGTGGAGCCTGGAAAGGTCAACGAACTTCGTCGGCGTCTCAACGACATCGCCCGCCAGTCCTTGACGGCCGAGCAACTGCAGCCTCGGCTTCGTCTCGACGCGGAGGTCACGGCGCGCGATCTGTCCATCCAGCGTATTGAAGAACTGCACCGGCTACAGCAGACCGGCATGGGCAATCCGGCGGTGCAGGTTTTCGCGCGGGGCCTGCGTCACCACCGGCCTCTGCAGCGAATCGGCGCGGAGAAAAAGCACGCCAAGTTTTGGGTCAATCAGGGCCCGGGACCGGCCGTGGAGGCCATCTGGTGGGGAGCCGGGGACTCTCCGCTTCCCGTAGGCACGTTCGATCTCGCCTTCGTCCCCAAGCTCAACGAATACAACGGGCACACCCATGTGCAGCTCAATGTGCTGGACTGGCGGCCCGCCACCACTTCTTAGACTCATGAATTCCGCCGTCATTGTCGCCGCCGGACGCGGCACCCGCTTCGGTCCCGAACGGGATAAACTCTTTCTGGAGGTGGGTGGCGTGCCCATTGTAGGTCATACCTGGCAGCGCTTCGACCAACATCCCGGGATCGCTGAGGTGGTCTTGGTGGTGCGAGGCTCACTGGAGATGGCATTCCACGAATTGGCCAAAAGCCTTCGCCTGAAGAAG includes:
- a CDS encoding glycine--tRNA ligase, with the protein product MAEPKSNELMERIVSLCKRRGFVFQSSEIYGGIQGFWDYGPLGAELKRNVKELWWQTMTRLREDVVGLEATIIMHPQIWRASGHVDTFSDPMSTCRQCKKLLRSDQVGEMLTESPWAQALWELFPDGVIDVEKLRMWSKGKGLRLAPGAALIRRPDQTLAGIAEHLQKTGPVKVERTVICQYVSAETIDPANLPLPCPHCGGDLTAPRAFNLMFKTYVGPVADEENVAYLRPETAQAIFAQFKNVLETSRQTVPFGIAQIGKAFRNEVTPRNFTFRSREFEQMELEFFIRPDEAVEALAGQVAKAADGDWQNEPQLNWGWEVWHKYWVEQRMRFYEYIGLPRTTLEEYWQKPDELAHYARATVDILFKFPFGTQELEGIAARGDFDLSQHQRFAGKSMEVFEEDLKNAWAKLDDAAKAAILQKTTASRLAALIKKGVAPAEAQTQADAEAKAFVERLSRGSYVPHVIEPSAGADRLILALLCHAYQEETVTDDKGKSEVRTVMRFHPRVAPVKVGVFPLLKNKPELVKKATEVRDLLRTHMNVFYDDGGAIGRRYRRQDEAGTPFGVTIDFGTLGEPPELKDTVTLRHRDSMKQERIAISELLARILPEIR
- the recJ gene encoding single-stranded-DNA-specific exonuclease RecJ, which codes for MRYRWISATPQPELAGTLSRQLGISELLAQCLVNRGFREAEPIRTFLDPRLKSLADPFLIPNLGQAVDRLLAARANQESLVIFGDYDVDGVTSTTLLFEFLTSLGFQAHCYLPHRLEEGYGLSQSGVENCIARFDTSLILAVDCGSTAVQSIEWLRGKGVDVIVLDHHQVSSPAPQAVALVNPQLSVDPPHFKELCSVGLAFKLAHGLLKRARELNLPGALNLDLKSYLDLVALGTIADLVPLIGENRIFVTAGLERLNVTQRPGLLALKQVAQIEGRIQGYEVGFQLAPRLNAAGRLENAMESLNLLLSPDLAHALPLAKTLDECNRERQNIERSIAEEVLSGIRSRFQPEHDLVIVEGQLMWHIGVVGIVASRVCQEFYRPAIILGGDGHEWRGSGRSIDGFDLASALRQCDDLLIRHGGHAMAAGLSVEPGKVNELRRRLNDIARQSLTAEQLQPRLRLDAEVTARDLSIQRIEELHRLQQTGMGNPAVQVFARGLRHHRPLQRIGAEKKHAKFWVNQGPGPAVEAIWWGAGDSPLPVGTFDLAFVPKLNEYNGHTHVQLNVLDWRPATTS